GGAATGTTTCTTAGTGTTCCTGTCTGTCACCTGCCACCTTTCTTCCTGTGGTTCCCACCATGCCAATGTAACAGCATCTGACCTATCTCTGCAAGCTCTTGAGTCCTgcctagatattttaaaatgtttgtatgaGTTGAAAAATGCAGTCAGTGGTCTCTCCAAGATGATTCACATGCCAGATGCAGACTTGGATGTGACAAACATAATGCATGCTGGTGAGTCCATTACTTTAATGACCAATGCATTGGACTTGAATTCAGTGTTTGGAAAGGACTATGGGGCACTGAAAGACATCGTGATCAATGGGAACTctgcctcccctcctctctccctactCCTGCTGCACAGGCTGCTCTGTGAGAGCTACCGGGTGCTATCCACAGTGTGCACACATATTAATTAAGAGCATGCCCAAGAACCTTCTCAAGTGCTTTGTGGAACAGACTAGGAAACAGCATTGTCATGAGTATCAGCTGGGCTTCACTTTAATTTGGAAGGTTGTGCCCAAGACTCAAATGACGTTCAGTGTCCACACCATGTGCCCCATGGAAGGAGAAGGGAACATTGCACGTTTCTTGTTCTCTCTGTTTGACCAGAAGCATAATGCTGTCAACTCAGCCCTCATAGGTAGCTGGGTAGATATAGCTATTTTTCAACTGAAAGAGGGGAGCAGTGAAGAAAAAGCAGTAGTTTTCTGCTCCATGAATTCTGCTTTAGGGAAGATCCTGTGGCTGGTTGGGAACAAACTCACCATGGTAGATGTCCTGCTCTGGCCTGTGCTTCAGCAGACTGGAGGCTGCAGTGCGGCAACACCAGCCAACGGGCAGTGGTGGCTGAGATCATGTGAAAACCTGGCACCTTCAACGCTGCTGTCAAGTTCCTTAAGTGAATTCCAGCAACTGGTTTTAAAGGGTTTTGATTTTAAGAATGGGGCTGCTTCATGCCTATTGTCAATAAGTGGACTTGTACTGGAATCAAAGTCTTTTTAATTTAGTTCAGTTGCCAAATATTAACAAAAGTTTCAtataacttataaaaagaaagactGTTGATACAAAAACTATCTATGGCCCAAAGTACCTGAAAGCCAAGCTGCTGTGGAGCCTGAGAccggaggatcctgagttcaaggccaacttctgCAACcataaaaaggggctggaaatgtagatcagtggtaaaacccccgggttcaatccctaaggGTACTTAGGATTCAATGAAGTTGAGTAAAAGATACATACATTTGGGCAAAGGAGAAAATAGGATGGAGGAGAGGAAATGCAAGCTAGACTCACACTACCTTGTTTTatacttttgattttgaaatcatattttatctAACACAGTTATAAATCAAtcacattttaagttttaaatcaaaagttaatgattcgtgggctggggagatagctcagctggtagagtgcttgcctcataatcacaaggccctgagttcgatccccagtaccgcaaaaaaaaaaaaaagttaatgattcGTATTAATGattcataataatattttaataaggaataattcttaaaataagaaacatgtGAAACACCCCAACATAAATATGTATCCAGTTGGTGACCCAAGCATACCAGGAGTAACTATTTTGAATCACTTTACAATATAGTAATTTGCACAAAGAAGATGTATCCAAAGTGAGAGGGCTGTGAAGAACTACCAAACAGGAACTCTAAAACTGGTTGTTGTTGATAATGTAGACATTGTTAATTAGATTAATAGGTGGATATTATAGGATAAAATAAATGAGGAGTTAGTATAGGTTGAGtatccttatctgaaatgctttgAGATCAGAAGTGTTttgcatttggattttttttattttgaaatattgcatGTACATAATGAGATACTTTAAGGATGTTACCTGAGTCCAAAcatgaaattgtttattttgcaTATACACCTTTGTACATAGGctgaagaaaattttatacaatattttttagtGTACCTTTATGTTGACTAGGGCCCATCACATGAGGTCAAGTATGAAATTGTACTCAGTTGGCATCATGTTGGCAttgaaaaattttcagattttgaagcattttggattttcaggTTAGGATTCTTAACTTGTATTCTAATTCTGTCATTCCTGATAATGTGTACACAAAATTCTCAGTATAGAAGAAAAGGAGTGTAGATAAAAGAGGAGAATGAACAAAAATACAGTAGTCCTCAGTTTGGATAGGACATTGTAATAAATTtatgatatgttttattttttaaaacaaggaaggTGAAGGACCATTTTTGGCATATGTTCACTGAAACATTCTAGAATTGAAGATCAGCCCAGTACCTaagcctttttcattttctttctttgctctggAAGTAGCATTTCCCATTTGCAGAGATCAGAGCTCTTTGGAGAAGTGGCTGAATTTAGGTCTGAACAGAAAAGGGTTTAAGATAATATGAGGTAATTCCATCATATCAGAAAGCAAGGAAGTTCTGGAATATTACTGGGGTTGTCTCTGAGGACCAACTTTAAGCCTGCTGGCCAAAGATGTTACAATTAGAACATTAATAAGGATAGTATCAGCAATAAATTCATGAATTTATAATGTTGATAAATATGCAAGCAAGCTAGGTAAAGCATGCTAGTGAATCAACTTTTTTAGAAAACAGATAAAGGAATCAGCTATCTCTTTGGCATTTCCCATGTGAGTGGAATCACTGAATAATGAAATAGTATCTAAGAAGGAAGtttgtttttatatgaattttccaggtaatacatgaagaaataatgataaaatttgaatattactATTTTGCAACTGCTGATGAAATCATGGCTCTAGGTATTGATGTTTTCTGGGGTCTGAATGTGTCTCCCCAATATTGGAAACTTAATCACCAATGCAACAGGGTTAGCAGGTGGGACCTAATGGGAGGTCTTTAAATCAGATGGGCTCTGAACTCATAAATGGTTTCTTGTCAATATAAAAAGGACTTGAAGGAGTGAGATCTGTCTTGTTACTCTGCTAAATGAGGATATGACCTGTCTTCTCTTATTCTTctcccttctaccatgtgaggaggACATGGTAAGAAGACCATCAGAAGCTGTTATCTagaccttgaacttcccagcttcCAAACCTGAGAggaaaatttctgttctttataagctAACAAGTCCTCAGGTATTGCTGTGACACTTCTCAAGCACTGCTAccattaaaaaagcaaacaaacaaactataAGGAGACAGTCAGTCTCGCATGCCTCCTGATTGAAGAACACAACACCTCCTATGTAGTAGTCCTGACAAAGAAATTAATCATGGATCTGATCAAATAGCTAGATGCAACTGCCAATTTACAGGAAATACAGAGCCCTGAGAAGCATGTTAACACCACGGGGATGTAGCCAGCCACATCCAGACTGTGAGAAACCATTTGTGACAAATGACTCAGGTTCTTCAATAAATCAACGGTGAAGGGGAAAGAGAGTGGGAACTTATAAATATATAGGGACTTTAAAGAGACATAACATATAATCATAATATGTGGGTCTTATTTAAATCctgattaaaatgaaacaaaaaaattggcATTTATGTGCTAATTAGTTGAACACTAATTTGGTATTTGTTATTAAggacttattatttatttgagtGTAATAATGTTCctggaattgtttttaaaaaactttatcttTTAGTAATACTGAGCTATTTATGGTTGAAACAACATATCTGGAATTTTCTTCATAAAGACGGTCTAGGTATGTAATGAATGGATTACATTTAATTAGTATACCATTCTGTCTACTTTTCTATGtgttaaaatcattctttatatAGGTATTTTTTTAAGGACACACagtttttgtaatattttgaaagtttagttcttacttttcctctttaaacttttcttccccctttctcTATAACCCCAAATTTTAACCCAATATATCTTCAGGCTTGAATATCTTTTATTGATGATCTTTTCATATtcctcttcaaaaaattaaaatttagttgaaattttatgttaaattgAATATAATATGTAGTTATAATTACTAGTATATGATCAAATATCAGCATACAAATATGCAataaattttgcctttttaatgtGTAAATAAATGAAGACCATCCAAATGAGACCATGTAAAGACTTTGTACTGAGAAAGGAAGCCAGATACCACAACTTGTATTTGCCAGGGGATTGCAGGCATAAGATAAATGGGGAGGCTTTGGAATGGGAAAAAAGCAAAAGGTCCGCTGATTAGAAACTGTGGGTTAACTGTAGGTGGGCAAATCAGACGATGGGCACAGTGTGTGATTGGTTAGCCATATCTggctttttcatatgtttgctgggAGCAGTGTCAAAAATTAGGTAGTAAATGGAGTGTTAGCAGTATTACccaattcttttaactttctccAAGTTAAACAACTAGGAATCCTTCATCAGAAAGTTACTGTTGTTGGTCAGATGACTTGGCTTAtggtgttctttctttttattgaaaggAATAAACTAGaagctgttctttctttttatggaaCGGAATGAACTATAAGTGTCAGAAGACTTGTTATCATACTCATTTACTTCCTTCACTTCAATGCTTTTTTTTATCAAGATGTGCTGTGTTTATCATCCTGAAAACTTATGGTTCTACCCTTCATCAGTTGCACAATCTGGAAGAGATGATGCCTACTTTTTTGGTTTAGAATTAAAAGGCTTTTTgtccccccctcccaccccattttatAAAGTAGGATAAAGAGCTGTCCAGGGCATCCTATGACTTTCTTGGACTAGTCTGGGCACTTTGGCTCTCCATGGGTGTCTCCCACCATAATGCcagtaataaaatttaatatgacTTTATTTCATTACTATGTgcaaaatttaacaaattattgtAGGCTctcaaatgattattttcttttgaggtgagagaaaaatgaaaactttttttttaaagtttgttttttttttctttagattttcaaagaagttaaaattttgCTTTGGGTCCTTAATGTGTCCAGAGTGCACAGTTTGTGTGTAAATCTCTGAGTCTGACACAAGTACTTTTTtcactttagaatttttttcattttttgattctcCTGGGCTTTACCAGAAGCTCAGATATTTGGGAATAGGCACCCTGATTTTAGACTTGTGGCAGGATTCCTTTTCATCTCAGAACTCTGATCTTTTAATATCAGTTCTAGAACATCAGGTGGAAGATTCAGTTTTCTTTGGAAATGCCCTATTGATGGCAGAATTTTTGGAAATAGtattgctaaattttttttttttggctaagtatttgatttattttattttagtgctgTTTAAGTGTTTTAACATTTTAGTCATTTGTaagctttattaattttaaaattaaattttatccatcatttgcaaaaaatttctgaaatgatattatttaatttgtaaattttttctgaCTTCCtagtttttagaatttaaaaatacaccaaTGATTGTTATAAAATTATTGCACCATAACATTAACATCTCTTTCACGTCTTgatcttgtaattttttttcatgctcAAGAACATACAGATTGATTTCATCTTTCTAGAAGATCCAATATCTTTGCTTTATAGTTCTGTTCTTTTAGCATTAACTGGTATTAGAATATTAGTTTTTAGAtctgatttaaatatatattgaaaatagaaataatattccTATTGTATTTCCTTTTAAGTTGTGAAGTAGAGCATGGCATACAAATGGTATTCTCAGTATTTCAAATAATTACCTTCTTACTGTGCAAGTTCTATTCAGCATATAAAACCCATCCAGTTTTGTTGTAGATGCAATCTGATTATTACATGTTGACAAGGTCATATATCTATTAATTGGATTGGAGATGGGATACAAAATTGCTGTAATTATTGTAATTTTCTAGCTAATTGCAGGGTTGGTGGTGAATATTTTACttctgcaaaatgaaaaacagtattCCATCAGAAGTTGTTTTATGGGGTTGCAGACATTTTGTTGTATATCTTTGGTGCTTTTTGCCCACAAAGTATCTCTTTTTGTAtctctttttggtattgattGGCCTCTGAATGTCACAGTGCTCATTGGCAGGGATCTGGGGAATGAGGAGGCAGAGAGCTGAGTAGTACTCTCAGCTTCCTCTTTGTTCTGGTTGCCATGCTACTTCTattgtttatttataaattggAGTATTCTCCTTTCAGACCTGTAACAAAGGTTGAATGGGTCAGACCCAAGTGGAAGAGGAATCCTCTGCTCTCTTGTCACCTGTGTTCTACTTACAATAGTCTCTGAAATGagcagtttaaaaaatttaattcatatggtttacatgtttcttttttccttttatttttgggtaaaaaattaagtaaattattgGTCAGCCAACTTTGTACCGTAATATAGATCTTACTTTGCATATTCTGTCTTGTAATTCTGCTTTGTTTAAGCTAAGGTAGTTTCCAAAGCTGGAAGatgaattgacattttaaaaataatggttatGTACACAAGGTGAGTGCGGCTGAAGGATTGTGGTGCAGGGGTGCCGTGCTACTGCAGGGGTGTTGGAGGCTCACTGCAGAAGATGGTAAAAGCAGACTGAGGTTTATTCCCTGCTGAAATATAAACTGGAGGCGCAGGTGAAAATTGCCAAACCTAATGAGCAATTTGGCAGATAAGATAGCCTGTCAGGCAGTGGCGGTTCAGATGTGGATGTGCTGCCTGTGAACCTAGTTGTTTTTTCAAGAGCACTACATTTAAAtaccacaaataaaatattttttcagtaatgTTTGCTACCAcaaacatgtatattttattcttcagatttccAATTAAATAATCAGCAGTCAACATACGGTGATTTagattgtaaaattatttttaaacttgcCTTTTCACATGtttcatcaataaaaaaaatgaataggatATATTTTCCCTACATCAGAACACAAGTGATATTAGACTTTAACACAcagtaataaaatataagtgaTCACTTGCTTCAGTGGACTGCAACGTTTCATCTGTGGTCTTTACAATTCGAACACTCCAAAGTAACATTATTGTCTTTTCAATGTACTATGTCAAATATGCTCACTTTACCCAGGAGTCCTTTCCTTCCATTGAGCACATGAAAATTTAGACACATGCATGACTTTTCCTCATTGATGCCATCAGCATATTCTATGGTTTAAAGGACATTTGGGAAAGATTTTCATAACTTTGCTTGATGTTAGTGATCCCTTAGGAAACTGCCCAGTTCACCTTCTCTGTTTATACcatttggaaactgaggctcaatgATATAAACTAATAATACATCCTGTGCTTAAGGCATAGCCACAGCTCAGGTCTTCATAGTCAAGATGAGCAGGTATTACCAAAATATATGAACACTCTGTGTTTATACCTCAGAACGCCTTTATCTGTTTATTTGTGGCATTTCCAAAACTTGTGGCCAAAACATCTTTGCACTTTTTCTCTGGCATCAGTATTTCCAGGTATCTTTATGTAGAATAAACATTTGACTCagggcactcttccactgagctacaccccaaccccaaCCTCAAAGCACTTCACATTTTTAAGAGAAATCCAAACACATatgtaaaagatattttatacttAATAGTGACTGACAGTCTATTTGCCTGAGGAAATGATGTTTTAGAGATTTTCTACACCATGTAATCAGACATACCTGGACAGCACCTTGGCACTCATCTGGAATGGTTTTCCTAGTGGGGGTTCAGTGCTGACACTGGGCTATCTCCACACCTTTGATATGTGACACAAGGACAAATTGAGCTATAGACTTCACTAGAAGTTGCTTTTGAAATGAGATCCAAACCATGTGGAACTGGACCCCTGTGCACAAAGCTCTCTATGTCTTTTAAAACCTCCTGAAATTTTAGATTTCTTACGAAGAGTTTTACAGCTTTATTCTTTTTGCCCCAGTGATTTCCCCACTGCCTGATCACGTTTTCCTTCCTCACTTTTTATCCTTGATCATTGCATAGTTTACTTGACTCTGAGGTCTTGCCTTGTTTGTACCCTTGCCTTTGTGTGCTAATCTGCCTGATATGCCCAATTATATTATCTTGTCTACCAAATGCAGAAACAGTTGCATTGAAAAATTATAATGACAGTGTAGCTGTGACTGTGTTAAGAAAGTATAATTTAAATCAAAGCCAGGAAGACCATTTCCAAATGGTGAAAAGGAGTATGTTGTTACatagagaaaataattatttgaaaatgtttgtttcaGTAGAAATTATACAGTGGTGAATAAACaaggtttctttttgttttcagcaTCTATTCTATCCAAGTAGTTAGGTCCTTGTTTTCTATTAGTGCATGTCACAGAGAGACTCATTGTGGATTATTTTGTCAGCATGAAAACCTGACAgataaaatcctttcttcttgtCTTGCTTCAATTGATATAGATCTCTTGTTTACTCCTTTAGActatgtttgcttatttatttcttcattgccTTTAATGTCAGCAATGGCTTTGCTCCCTCAGTTCTGTCTGGCAACTGTACCCAGCTGGAGGTGTGCCTTGTATCTCAGAATCAGTCTGCCAGTCCCAGTGGTGAGGGACTGAAAGAGAACTACACAAAAGGCAACAAGGTGTTGGTAAATCTTCCTTTGATGTTTTAAAGTCCTCTGGCTTTTCCATGGAATGGATAAGTAGCCATCTCTGTGAGGGCtatattttaaaggagaaaaacaactttttcattcattgtattattttgtgtttactcAAATCATTTATATTGATTTGTAAATTAGCAATTTGTTAATTATTATCTATCAATTCCTTGCATGATAtgtgttagttttccatcactgtggcaAATACCTGTGATAATCAacgtaaaaagagaaaatatctttaaCTTGGTAGCTTCCGAgtagtagaaatttatttcttacagttttggaaGCATAAGATCAAAGTGCTGGCAATTTTGATGTCTGATAAAAGCCTGTTTATCACTGATACTTCCTTTTTGTTCCCGCTTCACCTGGGGAAAGGGGTAAACAAGGTCTTTGGTCTAATAaagatactaattttattttgactcatgatttcagagatttcagttcatggtcatttGACCTTGTTGCCTTGGGCATTTGGTGGCTCAGTGCATCATGGCTGTAGAATTGCTCTCCTCATGACCACTGAAAAGCATAAAAAAGAGAGGAAGCGGATAGGGCCCAAATATCAAGAGTATTTGTGGTCTCACTTTCTTCTGCTAGGCCCAGTTCCTCAGGGTTTCACCATTTTCCAATAGCACCACAGTCAGGCAGCCAAATTTCTAATACATGGGCATTTGTTGGGTATTCCATATGAAAACTGAGCACCTACATATCAGgaagttatttttagttttaggaaGGAATCTTAAAGACTCTGTGGTGCATGCACCCTCTTTGCCTTGTGAATGCAGACATGCGTATGAGTGGACATGTGTGCTTGAGGAATGTGCTTCACCACAGTTGATGAAAGTACTTTCTCCGAAACAtaggtctttgtgtgtgtgtgtgtgtgtgtgtgtgtgtggtgttagggttaggattagggttagggttttgATACTTCCTTTCAACATTTCCCTCATTGACATTTGAAAGCACCTAAACTTAAAGAAAATCTAGAATTTTCATAAAGCTGTAAAAAAAGGGACTATGATTTGATTACCTCATctgctatttctttctcttgatgtCATAAATACATGGGCCTTGCTAAAAGCATCGTACTATGTATTTCCTcctgaacttcctttctttttatgttcTCTCCAAAGTTATAGTTCTATACCCTACATCTTCTGTCTATTCTAAGGATTCAACTTCtgctattctttatttttccattttttcttacaGAGTAAAGAGCCTGTTACCTTGTGCAACAATTACTTGtgtttaagccactaagtttgtgatTATTTGTTACAGCATTGATACactaatacatatataaacatatacaaaatTTTATGCACTCTGTTCTTCACAAGATGTCTTCTTGTCtacttgtatatatgtatgtatgtatgcatacatacatacatgttttattgtatgtatatgcCCATACAGTTGATATTTAGTGAAGTTATGTGTGTAAGGATTATGAAAGAAGCATATGACTTTGGGaaaataagcaatttttaaaagactacatTCAGGTAAGTCACAGAAACCTCAGACCAACCATAATATGGGAGAAAACAGTAACTAAAGGGCATTTTAGAGTAGTGCTATGTTATGCAATTTATCTtcacatttaattaaaatgtcaGTTGGGGCCATGGCTGATCCATTGgttaatttgttatttaaatcagcttaagaagtatttattttaaatatagaatttgtgttaatgaattggaaaagaatatCCTCTTGCTTGGCAGAGACATTACAGCCTAAAGATTTATGACTTAGAATAAGAAAACCAGCTGGTGATTAGTTTGCTTATGGAGTATATGAAAATCTATCCTAATAatgttttgataatagccattcttttgTAACCAGAGTGAGAGTGTTGGGAAGGGGAAGTAGAAACAAGATCCTTGATGAATCAAAAATCTTGGGACAGGTCAGTGTTGAATTCTGTATATGGATCTCTGATCTTTAGGTGAAGCTTGAGAGGATCATGAATCCTAATGAGGAGGTAAGGGAGAACAGGTGGGCAGAAATGTCATTGGCT
This genomic stretch from Sciurus carolinensis chromosome 12, mSciCar1.2, whole genome shotgun sequence harbors:
- the LOC124961874 gene encoding LOW QUALITY PROTEIN: aminoacyl tRNA synthase complex-interacting multifunctional protein 2-like (The sequence of the model RefSeq protein was modified relative to this genomic sequence to represent the inferred CDS: inserted 2 bases in 1 codon); translation: MIHMPDADLDVTNIMHAGESITLMTNALDLNSVFGKDYGALKDIVINGNSASPPLSLLLLHRLLCESYRVLSTVCTHXLIKSMPKNLLKCFVEQTRKQHCHEYQLGFTLIWKVVPKTQMTFSVHTMCPMEGEGNIARFLFSLFDQKHNAVNSALIGSWVDIAIFQLKEGSSEEKAVVFCSMNSALGKILWLVGNKLTMVDVLLWPVLQQTGGCSAATPANGQWWLRSCENLAPSTLLSSSLSEFQQLVLKGFDFKNGAASCLLSISGLVLESKSF